The following are encoded together in the Deinococcus soli (ex Cha et al. 2016) genome:
- a CDS encoding argininosuccinate synthase → MTKEKIVLAYSGGLDTSIILKWLQAEKNYDVVCFTADLGQGDEVEEARVKALNTGAVAAYALDLREEFVRDYVFPMFRTSALYEGYYLLGTSIARPLIAKKMVEIAEKEGAVAVSHGATGKGNDQVRFEMTAYALKPDIVTVAPWRDWTFQGRADLEAFAHEHGIPVPTTKKDPWSTDANLLHISYEGGILEDPWAEPPAHMFKLTVDPTEAPSEPEYVEVEFLNGDPVAINGEQLSPAALLAKANELGGKHGVGRLDLVENRFVGMKSRGVYETPGGTVLYHARRAVESLTLDREVLHQRDALSPKYAELVYNGFWFAPEREALQVYFDHVAQSVTGTARLKLYRGNVIVAGRKAPQSLYDKDLVSFEAGGDYNQHDAGAFIKLNALRMRVQARVKAKADAKEPAQV, encoded by the coding sequence ATGACGAAAGAAAAGATCGTGCTCGCGTACAGCGGCGGCCTGGACACCAGCATCATCCTCAAGTGGCTCCAGGCGGAGAAGAACTACGACGTGGTCTGCTTCACCGCCGACCTCGGCCAGGGCGACGAGGTCGAGGAAGCCCGCGTCAAGGCCCTGAACACCGGCGCCGTCGCCGCCTACGCGCTGGACCTGCGCGAGGAATTCGTCCGGGACTACGTGTTCCCCATGTTCCGCACCAGTGCCCTGTACGAGGGCTACTACCTGCTCGGCACCAGCATCGCCCGCCCGCTGATCGCCAAGAAAATGGTCGAGATCGCCGAGAAGGAAGGCGCCGTCGCCGTGTCGCACGGCGCGACCGGTAAGGGCAACGACCAGGTGCGCTTCGAGATGACCGCCTACGCCCTGAAGCCCGACATCGTCACCGTCGCCCCCTGGCGAGACTGGACCTTCCAGGGGCGCGCCGACCTCGAAGCCTTCGCCCACGAGCACGGCATCCCGGTCCCCACCACCAAGAAGGACCCCTGGAGCACCGACGCCAACCTCCTGCACATCTCCTATGAGGGCGGCATTCTGGAGGACCCCTGGGCCGAACCGCCCGCCCACATGTTCAAACTGACCGTGGACCCCACCGAGGCCCCCAGTGAGCCCGAGTACGTGGAAGTCGAGTTCCTGAACGGCGACCCCGTTGCCATCAACGGCGAGCAACTGAGCCCCGCCGCGCTGCTGGCCAAAGCCAACGAACTGGGCGGGAAGCACGGCGTGGGCCGCCTCGACCTCGTCGAGAACCGCTTCGTCGGCATGAAATCACGCGGCGTGTACGAGACGCCCGGCGGCACCGTCCTGTACCACGCCCGCCGCGCCGTCGAGAGCCTCACCCTCGACCGCGAGGTCCTGCACCAGCGCGACGCGCTGAGCCCCAAGTACGCCGAACTCGTGTACAACGGCTTCTGGTTCGCCCCCGAACGCGAGGCGCTGCAGGTGTACTTCGACCACGTCGCACAGTCCGTGACCGGCACCGCCCGCCTGAAGCTGTACCGCGGGAACGTCATCGTCGCCGGACGCAAGGCCCCCCAGAGCCTGTACGACAAGGACCTCGTGAGCTTCGAGGCGGGCGGCGACTACAACCAGCACGACGCCGGCGCGTTCATCAAACTCAACGCCCTGCGCATGCGCGTCCAGGCCCGCGTAAAAGCCAAAGCCGACGCCAAGGAACCCGCCCAGGTCTGA
- a CDS encoding GNAT family N-acetyltransferase yields MTLRPVNPDDIPAFHAVMMAAGMDPRSSWVRTTPADLERSLLAPGSGGFLAVGAGEVLGCVGYRPDGDRTLTLNKLATVPQARRLGVGRALVREVEHVARMGGYGRVLLAVSQFNLDVLPFYDRLGYTVTDELYAHAHPDSPAPVVLVKAVRAEESAPDRPIPPPSDKDAP; encoded by the coding sequence GTGACCCTGCGCCCCGTGAACCCAGACGACATCCCCGCCTTCCACGCCGTCATGATGGCCGCCGGGATGGACCCCCGCTCCAGCTGGGTCCGCACCACGCCCGCCGACCTCGAACGGTCCCTGCTGGCCCCCGGCTCGGGCGGCTTCCTGGCCGTGGGCGCAGGAGAGGTGCTGGGCTGCGTCGGCTACCGCCCGGACGGCGACCGCACCCTGACCCTGAACAAACTCGCGACCGTCCCGCAGGCCCGCCGCCTGGGCGTGGGCCGCGCCCTGGTGCGCGAGGTCGAACACGTCGCCCGCATGGGCGGGTACGGGCGCGTGCTGCTGGCAGTCAGCCAGTTCAACCTGGACGTGCTGCCCTTCTACGACCGGCTCGGGTACACCGTCACGGACGAACTCTACGCGCACGCCCACCCGGACAGCCCCGCCCCGGTGGTGCTGGTGAAAGCGGTCCGGGCAGAGGAATCCGCCCCTGACCGCCCGATTCCGCCTCCCTCTGACAAGGACGCCCCATGA
- a CDS encoding GNAT family N-acetyltransferase, which translates to MTLPAGFTLRLATPADAALIQAQRDAMFVDMGSDPARLAAVHDAGVAWHARTLAAGTYTGLLIEGGGEVIAGAGILWTDLPPNADTTATTRAYVLNVYVQPAHRGQRLARALMQAALAECRARGVDIVTLTASDAGRPTYEALGFTPQAELKLLIPGGPL; encoded by the coding sequence GTGACCCTGCCCGCCGGGTTCACCCTGCGCCTCGCCACGCCCGCCGACGCGGCGCTCATTCAGGCGCAGCGGGACGCGATGTTCGTGGACATGGGCAGCGACCCCGCGCGGCTGGCCGCCGTGCACGACGCTGGGGTGGCGTGGCACGCCCGGACCCTCGCGGCGGGCACGTACACCGGGCTGCTGATCGAGGGTGGGGGAGAGGTGATCGCCGGGGCGGGCATCCTCTGGACCGACCTGCCCCCGAACGCCGACACGACCGCCACGACCCGCGCGTACGTGCTGAACGTGTACGTGCAGCCCGCGCACCGGGGCCAGCGGCTCGCCCGCGCCCTCATGCAGGCCGCACTCGCGGAGTGCCGCGCGCGCGGCGTGGACATCGTGACCCTGACCGCGTCGGACGCCGGGCGCCCCACGTACGAGGCGCTGGGTTTCACGCCGCAGGCCGAACTGAAACTCCTGATCCCGGGAGGACCGCTGTGA
- the argH gene encoding argininosuccinate lyase: MTNTQDKKLWGGRFAEATDGLVERFNASVGFDQRLAEQDIRGSLAHVAMLGQVGILTAEEVAQITDGLNAVLADIRAGNFEWRLDREDVHMNVEAALRDRIGPVAGKLHTARSRNDQVAVDFRLFTKEAALDLADKTRALRAVMLAEAEKHLETEVILPGYTHLQVAQPILLSHWFMAYVAMLERDEGRFRDAAERMDESPLGSSALAGTPWPVDRHATASALGFARPTANSLDGVGSRDFALEFLSACAILSAHLSRLSEELILYSTFEFGFITLPDSHTTGSSIMPQKKNPDVSELARGKAGRVFGNLMGLLTVVKGTPLAYNKDLQEDKEGVFDSYDTLSIVLRLYAEMMPKTVWHADVTRAAAARGYSTATDVADFLARQGVPFREAHEVVGGLVGVASRSGRQLWDLTDGELRAAHPLLNAEVAQSLTVEESVRGRASFGGTAPHRVREAIERARARLNS, encoded by the coding sequence ATGACGAATACGCAGGACAAAAAACTCTGGGGTGGGCGCTTCGCGGAGGCGACGGACGGGCTGGTCGAGCGGTTCAACGCGTCGGTGGGTTTCGATCAGCGGCTCGCGGAGCAGGACATTCGCGGCTCGCTGGCGCATGTGGCGATGCTGGGGCAGGTCGGCATTCTGACCGCCGAGGAGGTCGCGCAGATCACCGACGGGCTGAATGCCGTGCTGGCCGATATCCGCGCGGGGAATTTTGAGTGGCGCCTGGACCGCGAGGACGTGCATATGAACGTCGAGGCGGCCCTGCGGGACCGGATCGGGCCGGTGGCCGGGAAGCTGCACACGGCCCGCAGCCGCAACGATCAGGTGGCGGTGGATTTCCGGCTGTTCACGAAGGAAGCCGCGCTTGATCTGGCGGACAAGACCCGCGCCCTGCGCGCGGTGATGCTCGCGGAGGCCGAGAAGCACCTGGAAACCGAGGTGATCCTGCCCGGCTACACGCACCTTCAGGTGGCGCAGCCCATCCTGCTGAGCCACTGGTTCATGGCGTACGTGGCGATGCTGGAGCGCGACGAGGGCCGCTTCCGGGACGCCGCCGAGCGGATGGACGAGTCGCCGCTGGGCAGTTCGGCGCTGGCGGGGACGCCCTGGCCGGTGGACCGGCACGCGACGGCTTCGGCGCTGGGCTTCGCGCGGCCCACCGCGAACAGCCTGGACGGGGTGGGCAGCCGGGACTTCGCGCTGGAGTTCCTGTCGGCCTGCGCGATCCTGTCGGCGCACCTGTCGCGCCTCAGTGAGGAACTGATCCTGTATTCCACGTTCGAGTTCGGTTTCATCACCCTGCCGGATTCCCACACGACGGGATCGTCGATCATGCCGCAGAAGAAGAATCCGGACGTGTCCGAACTGGCGCGCGGCAAGGCGGGCCGCGTGTTCGGGAACCTGATGGGCCTCCTGACGGTCGTGAAGGGCACGCCGCTGGCGTACAACAAGGACCTCCAGGAGGACAAGGAGGGCGTGTTCGACTCGTACGACACGCTGAGCATCGTGCTGCGCCTGTACGCCGAGATGATGCCGAAGACCGTCTGGCACGCCGACGTGACGCGCGCCGCCGCCGCGCGCGGCTACAGCACGGCCACCGACGTCGCGGACTTCCTGGCCCGGCAGGGCGTCCCGTTCCGCGAGGCGCACGAGGTCGTGGGCGGACTGGTCGGCGTGGCCAGCCGCAGCGGGCGGCAGCTGTGGGACCTCACCGACGGGGAACTGCGCGCCGCGCACCCCCTCCTGAACGCGGAGGTCGCGCAGTCCCTGACCGTCGAGGAGAGCGTCCGTGGGCGCGCCAGCTTCGGCGGGACCGCCCCGCACCGCGTCCGTGAGGCCATCGAGCGCGCCAGAGCCCGCCTGAACTCCTGA
- the carA gene encoding glutamine-hydrolyzing carbamoyl-phosphate synthase small subunit, with protein MIRKERAILALEDGTVYRGYAFGHRGETVGEVVFNTSMTGYQEIMTDPSYNGQIVTITYPHVGNYGVAIYDMESNKPYVRGFISREFSGEYSNHRAQQSLEAFMQQYGVVSIQGIDTRALVRRLRTGGVVKGVIAHRSYTHPEDPYGEFTPAEEAVYVGRARDHQDIDGHDMTREVTTALPYAFPTLRHGKRVVLMDFGIKHTIIERLAEVGIEPIVVPAHTTPAQIMALQPHGLFLSNGPGDPAPLEYAHKTAWELMGLLPTFGICLGHQILGLAAGGKTFKMKFGHRGGNQPVKNLLTGNVEITSQNHGYAVDIDSIPNGAFVPTHVNLNDGTLEGMAHSRYPVFSVQYHPEASPGPHDSRYLFDRFIEEIDAFDGGNGTPIVKASAGRLGV; from the coding sequence ATGATCAGGAAAGAACGGGCCATCCTGGCTCTGGAAGACGGCACCGTGTACCGCGGGTACGCGTTCGGGCACCGCGGCGAGACCGTGGGCGAGGTGGTGTTCAACACCTCCATGACCGGGTACCAGGAGATCATGACCGATCCCTCGTACAACGGGCAGATCGTGACCATCACGTACCCGCACGTCGGGAACTACGGCGTGGCGATCTACGACATGGAGAGCAACAAGCCCTACGTGCGCGGCTTCATCAGCCGCGAGTTCAGCGGCGAGTACTCCAACCACCGCGCGCAGCAGTCCCTGGAAGCGTTCATGCAGCAGTACGGCGTGGTGAGCATCCAGGGGATCGACACGCGCGCGCTGGTGCGGCGCCTGCGCACGGGCGGCGTGGTCAAGGGGGTCATCGCGCACCGCAGCTACACGCACCCGGAAGATCCGTACGGTGAGTTCACGCCCGCCGAGGAAGCCGTGTACGTGGGGCGCGCCCGTGACCATCAGGACATTGACGGCCACGACATGACCCGCGAGGTCACGACCGCGCTGCCCTACGCGTTCCCCACCCTGCGGCACGGCAAGCGCGTGGTCCTGATGGACTTCGGGATCAAGCACACCATCATCGAGCGGCTGGCCGAGGTCGGCATCGAGCCGATCGTGGTGCCCGCCCACACCACCCCCGCGCAGATCATGGCCCTGCAACCGCACGGACTGTTCCTGTCCAACGGCCCCGGTGACCCCGCCCCGCTGGAGTACGCGCACAAGACCGCGTGGGAACTCATGGGGCTGCTGCCCACCTTCGGCATCTGCCTGGGGCACCAGATCCTGGGGCTCGCGGCCGGCGGGAAGACCTTCAAGATGAAGTTCGGGCACCGTGGCGGCAACCAGCCGGTGAAGAATCTCTTAACGGGCAATGTGGAGATCACCAGCCAGAACCACGGGTACGCGGTTGATATCGACTCGATTCCCAACGGGGCCTTCGTGCCCACCCACGTGAACCTGAACGACGGCACCCTCGAAGGCATGGCGCACAGCCGCTACCCGGTGTTTTCCGTGCAGTATCACCCGGAAGCCAGCCCGGGGCCACACGACAGCCGTTACCTCTTTGACCGCTTTATCGAGGAGATCGACGCCTTCGACGGGGGCAACGGTACCCCCATTGTGAAAGCCAGCGCAGGACGTCTGGGGGTTTGA
- a CDS encoding N-acetyltransferase, whose product MTLSLDSIAVPDIHPDAPLSFRKARLSDIDAIHELIGYWAARGLMLVRSKALLAETIRDFHLVLAEPHEGRPGGLGGVCGLHMLAPDLAEVRGLAIHPNMQGRGLGRQLVAACEAEARAIDLPALFAWTYQQGFFEKCGFTRIEKTNLHPKVWSECQRCAFFENCNEIAMYRELR is encoded by the coding sequence GTGACGCTCTCCCTGGACTCCATCGCGGTGCCGGACATCCACCCGGACGCACCCCTGTCGTTCCGCAAGGCGCGGCTGTCGGACATTGACGCGATTCATGAACTGATCGGGTACTGGGCGGCACGTGGGCTGATGCTCGTGCGGTCCAAGGCGCTGCTCGCCGAGACCATCCGTGACTTCCATCTGGTGCTGGCCGAGCCGCACGAGGGGCGGCCCGGCGGGCTGGGCGGCGTGTGCGGTCTGCACATGCTCGCTCCCGATCTGGCCGAGGTGCGCGGCCTGGCCATTCACCCGAACATGCAGGGGCGCGGCCTGGGGCGGCAGCTCGTGGCGGCGTGCGAGGCGGAGGCCCGCGCGATCGACCTGCCCGCGCTGTTCGCGTGGACGTACCAGCAGGGTTTCTTCGAGAAGTGCGGGTTTACCCGCATCGAGAAGACGAACCTGCACCCGAAGGTCTGGAGTGAATGCCAGCGCTGCGCGTTCTTCGAGAACTGCAACGAGATCGCCATGTACCGGGAGCTGCGGTGA
- a CDS encoding GNAT family N-acetyltransferase produces MTDSVHVRMATPEDKDTVTRVFHDAGLDTEAALAGGTTYWVLERGGQPIGAIGLEHGDGASLLRGAAVLPEARGGGLGRRLVMSAVEYAQGRGDRAIYMFSRGGDWSTFGFTQVPLAVVMGELPDAPQVQAYRSRGERPGGTTWMRTLS; encoded by the coding sequence ATGACCGATTCCGTGCACGTTCGAATGGCGACCCCCGAAGACAAGGACACCGTGACCCGCGTGTTTCACGACGCGGGCCTGGACACCGAGGCGGCCCTCGCGGGCGGCACCACGTACTGGGTGCTGGAGCGGGGCGGGCAGCCGATCGGTGCGATCGGCCTGGAGCACGGGGACGGCGCGTCGCTGCTGCGCGGCGCGGCGGTGCTGCCCGAGGCGCGCGGTGGGGGGTTGGGGCGGCGGCTGGTCATGAGCGCCGTGGAGTACGCCCAAGGGCGCGGGGACCGCGCGATCTACATGTTCAGCCGGGGCGGGGACTGGAGCACGTTCGGCTTCACGCAGGTGCCGCTGGCGGTCGTGATGGGCGAACTGCCCGACGCGCCGCAGGTGCAGGCCTACCGTTCGCGCGGCGAGCGGCCCGGCGGCACCACCTGGATGCGCACCCTGAGCTGA
- a CDS encoding DUF11 domain-containing protein: MKKHWTLTALIALTAGTAHAAGTAAGTVITNTAEIVFTPEGSTTPNPPVPSNPVTTTVLPVPSFTILQNDGSADVTTPDYTRPGQTATARPGDTVVFPYTLTNTGNVPNESYVLTNTPDPSGTVKTPTGVAYYPASADTSGDGTLSAAEIAAATPITSISGVNQDQAVKFFQVYTVPTAATNADKYGADPTGTRQDNPAFNNDPSVPRDANNSNVTTVDRKDATVIGPKADPDGNGNPTTAPYSSPEGITITPSASDTQTAQATTSTTTITFTNTVQNTGNRADVFDITTATAGFPAGTTVTLLKPDGTPLTDTDGDGVPDAGRLNPGQTADILVKVTFPAGSAPTAPGTLPTVTVTSTSSNDPSKKDDTRDIVNLPGLSFGNPTPTPGGDPTIPGTPEAGQPGSPTSPVLPPSTCTAGSPAIRSTIALEIANLGSAPDTFDVSGTATIKLTDGTSRDVAVQYFVDTNGNRALDTGEPALTDTNGNAVADTGVLAPGAEVKLIAAVDVPCAAAAQTITLNQTAKSPTTGVTVPDTNDTIVVGKTPVAAPTKSVDKAEARPGETLTYTIFGKNTSNANVTKAFIRDTLPTNTTYVRFAATSTAAGTILYSTNGTTWSATPIAAPQADGVTVYAGVDTNGNGTIDTGDVLAPGQSITGTFVVTVK; the protein is encoded by the coding sequence ATGAAGAAACACTGGACCCTGACCGCCCTGATCGCCCTGACTGCCGGCACCGCGCACGCCGCCGGCACCGCCGCCGGAACGGTCATCACCAACACCGCCGAGATCGTCTTCACGCCCGAAGGCAGCACCACCCCCAACCCCCCCGTGCCCTCCAACCCCGTCACCACCACCGTGCTGCCGGTGCCCAGCTTCACCATCCTGCAGAACGACGGCAGCGCCGACGTCACCACCCCCGACTACACCCGCCCCGGCCAGACCGCCACCGCCCGCCCCGGCGACACCGTCGTCTTCCCGTACACGCTGACCAACACCGGCAACGTCCCCAACGAGTCCTACGTCCTGACCAACACCCCCGACCCCAGCGGAACCGTCAAGACCCCCACCGGCGTCGCGTACTACCCGGCCAGCGCCGACACCAGCGGCGACGGCACCCTGAGCGCCGCCGAGATCGCCGCCGCCACGCCCATCACCAGCATCAGCGGCGTGAACCAGGACCAGGCCGTCAAGTTCTTCCAGGTGTACACCGTTCCCACCGCCGCCACCAACGCCGACAAGTACGGCGCTGACCCCACCGGTACCCGCCAGGACAACCCGGCCTTCAACAACGACCCCAGCGTGCCGCGCGACGCCAACAACTCCAACGTCACCACCGTGGACCGCAAGGACGCCACCGTCATCGGACCGAAGGCCGACCCGGACGGCAACGGCAACCCCACCACCGCCCCCTACAGCAGCCCCGAGGGCATCACCATCACCCCCAGCGCCAGCGACACGCAAACCGCGCAGGCCACCACCAGCACCACCACGATCACCTTCACGAACACCGTCCAGAACACCGGCAACCGCGCCGACGTGTTCGACATCACCACCGCCACTGCGGGCTTCCCCGCCGGGACGACCGTGACGCTGCTCAAGCCTGACGGCACCCCCCTGACCGACACCGATGGGGACGGCGTGCCCGATGCGGGCCGCCTGAACCCCGGCCAGACCGCCGACATCCTGGTCAAGGTGACCTTCCCCGCCGGCAGCGCCCCCACGGCACCCGGCACGCTCCCCACCGTGACGGTCACCAGCACCAGCAGCAACGACCCCAGCAAGAAGGACGACACCAGGGACATCGTGAACCTGCCCGGCCTGTCCTTCGGGAACCCCACCCCCACCCCCGGCGGCGACCCCACCATCCCCGGCACGCCCGAGGCGGGCCAGCCCGGCAGCCCCACCAGCCCGGTCCTCCCGCCCAGCACCTGCACGGCCGGCAGCCCGGCCATCCGCTCCACCATCGCGCTGGAGATCGCCAACCTGGGCAGCGCGCCCGACACCTTCGACGTGAGCGGCACCGCGACCATCAAGCTCACCGACGGCACCAGCCGGGACGTCGCCGTGCAGTACTTCGTGGACACCAACGGCAACCGGGCGCTCGACACCGGTGAACCCGCCCTGACCGACACCAATGGCAACGCCGTGGCCGACACCGGCGTGCTGGCCCCCGGCGCGGAAGTCAAGCTGATCGCCGCCGTGGACGTGCCCTGCGCCGCCGCCGCGCAGACCATCACCCTGAACCAGACCGCCAAGTCCCCCACGACCGGCGTGACCGTGCCCGACACCAACGACACCATCGTCGTCGGGAAGACCCCGGTCGCCGCGCCCACGAAGAGCGTCGACAAGGCCGAGGCCCGCCCCGGCGAGACGCTGACCTACACCATCTTCGGGAAGAACACCAGCAACGCCAACGTCACCAAGGCGTTCATCCGCGACACCCTGCCCACCAACACCACGTACGTCCGCTTCGCCGCGACCAGCACCGCGGCCGGCACCATCCTGTACTCC
- a CDS encoding IS5 family transposase translates to MRRQRYTSDLTRQQFKRLEPLLPTGKAGGRPRTVDLYEVMCAIMYVLQNGCAWRNLPHDFPAWETVYGYFRRFQYDGTWEAVNRFLVRRTRRKAKRDPEPSAGSIDSQTVRCAPQAGIRGVDAGKKTNGRKRHLVVDALGLLLVVYVTGGGVQDRVAAPILLGILAKRHPRLKHIWADGGYLGEVVTWAEKVLGWVVEIVHGISGQRGFVVRPRRWVVERSLAWLTRCRRLTRDFEGRPETTEAWCYLASIRLMLRRLDPAA, encoded by the coding sequence ATGAGACGACAACGGTATACCAGCGACCTGACCCGCCAGCAGTTTAAACGCCTCGAACCGTTGTTGCCGACTGGCAAGGCCGGGGGCCGACCCCGCACGGTGGATCTGTATGAGGTGATGTGCGCGATCATGTATGTACTCCAAAACGGCTGCGCCTGGCGCAATCTGCCTCATGATTTCCCAGCCTGGGAGACCGTCTACGGCTACTTCCGACGGTTTCAGTACGACGGCACGTGGGAAGCGGTGAACCGCTTCCTGGTCAGACGTACACGGCGCAAGGCCAAACGCGATCCGGAGCCGAGTGCGGGCAGTATCGACTCCCAGACCGTGCGCTGTGCGCCACAGGCGGGGATACGCGGTGTGGACGCGGGCAAGAAGACCAATGGGCGCAAGCGGCATCTGGTCGTGGACGCCCTTGGACTGCTGCTGGTGGTCTATGTGACGGGGGGTGGCGTGCAGGATCGGGTCGCAGCCCCGATCCTGCTGGGCATCCTCGCCAAACGCCATCCGCGCCTGAAGCACATCTGGGCGGATGGCGGTTACTTAGGTGAAGTGGTGACGTGGGCCGAGAAGGTCCTGGGCTGGGTGGTGGAGATCGTTCACGGCATCAGCGGACAACGAGGCTTCGTTGTCCGCCCACGGCGCTGGGTCGTTGAGCGTAGCTTGGCTTGGCTGACCCGCTGTCGTCGCCTGACCCGAGATTTCGAAGGGCGGCCAGAGACCACCGAAGCGTGGTGCTATCTCGCCAGCATTCGACTCATGTTGCGCCGTCTTGACCCCGCTGCCTAA
- a CDS encoding GNAT family N-acetyltransferase: protein MTLTDMHVKLRQAAPADLPTVLDLLTRCGLHTSSVDLGAGTYWIADLDGVPGGCIGLEHGQGVSLIRSTAVVPEARSQGLGRALVRSALTHASLRGDRTVFLFSSEAGDYWTRFGFQPSSAAEIAGALPDVPQVKSGLSKGWIDEELVWRLDLPQPEVTQG from the coding sequence ATGACCCTGACTGACATGCACGTGAAACTTCGTCAGGCCGCCCCGGCGGACCTGCCCACCGTCCTGGATCTCCTGACCCGCTGCGGCCTGCACACCAGCAGCGTGGATCTGGGCGCGGGCACATACTGGATCGCGGATCTGGACGGCGTGCCCGGCGGCTGCATCGGCCTGGAGCACGGTCAGGGCGTGAGCCTGATCCGCTCGACGGCGGTGGTGCCCGAGGCCCGCAGCCAGGGCCTGGGGCGCGCGCTGGTGCGCTCCGCGCTGACGCACGCCAGCCTGCGCGGGGACCGCACGGTGTTCCTGTTCAGCTCGGAAGCCGGGGATTACTGGACGCGCTTCGGCTTCCAGCCATCAAGCGCCGCCGAGATTGCGGGGGCGCTGCCGGACGTGCCACAGGTGAAAAGTGGCCTGAGCAAGGGCTGGATCGACGAGGAACTCGTGTGGCGGCTGGACCTGCCGCAGCCCGAGGTGACGCAGGGGTGA